A single Streptomyces sp. Edi2 DNA region contains:
- a CDS encoding DUF317 domain-containing protein, whose protein sequence is MSAPDIVDMALVAPRYLAGGGDPAWVTAPLHRSCDWSSQPNPLVPHVVLTSPDRRAVLRLGPDPDGPWWNLQHAGGEQRAWSVSFGVRTPVEIIAGFTDALADPATAQAPAPDAYEPLRQAGWLEGHDHDGLTSPDGLAHVEHFTHGFTDCWFARTAVSEDPEGLIWRAYLSGDTPAHLITGFTRALADTAPLLRDAYPLRVPLNVRRQAHVTITQRPAAEVEFALERRVAALANRSTQPVSAPVPTKAPPPRRTR, encoded by the coding sequence GTGAGCGCGCCCGACATCGTCGATATGGCACTGGTCGCCCCGCGCTACCTGGCTGGCGGGGGCGATCCCGCGTGGGTCACCGCCCCGTTGCACCGATCCTGCGACTGGAGTTCCCAACCCAACCCGCTGGTACCGCACGTGGTGCTCACCAGTCCCGACAGAAGGGCCGTGCTGCGTCTGGGACCGGACCCCGACGGTCCGTGGTGGAACCTCCAGCACGCAGGTGGCGAGCAGCGGGCCTGGTCGGTGAGCTTCGGCGTCCGCACCCCCGTCGAGATCATCGCCGGATTCACCGACGCCCTCGCCGACCCGGCCACAGCCCAGGCGCCCGCCCCCGATGCGTATGAGCCCCTGCGTCAGGCCGGATGGCTCGAAGGCCACGACCACGACGGCCTCACCTCCCCCGACGGCCTCGCCCATGTGGAGCACTTCACCCACGGCTTCACGGACTGTTGGTTCGCCAGAACCGCGGTCAGTGAGGACCCCGAGGGCCTGATCTGGCGCGCGTACCTCAGCGGTGACACACCGGCGCACCTGATCACCGGCTTCACCCGCGCTCTCGCCGATACGGCCCCGCTGCTCCGAGATGCCTATCCGCTCCGCGTCCCGCTCAACGTCCGACGACAGGCCCACGTGACCATTACGCAACGTCCCGCCGCCGAGGTCGAATTCGCCCTGGAGCGCCGCGTCGCGGCCCTCGCCAATCGGTCCACGCAGCCAGTGTCCGCCCCCGTGCCGACGAAAGCGCCGCCTCCCCGGCGCACCCGCTGA
- a CDS encoding DUF317 domain-containing protein has protein sequence MPVSDRQLAAFADTHAWRIPFDTTPRYLAGPGDGRHVTHGLAAAGWTRTSDPLSPEIVLTSPDRRHHLQFDPQSATHAWWRLRAEPTDTKPWYAEFGELVPAEILSAFTDALIAPPPAEQADPFRTLESSGWLIDAGDEAASPDALCHVELQTDRIHGGTPHWRVEAVEQRPGTLGERIWHASFDGHTPAHLVDAFITALADPAPLQRGMYERTARRSAVQKRQSHPLTRQQVLDAHTTRLDALRVQARAARRQQQPVTASAPAPPTSATAPLRR, from the coding sequence GTGCCGGTGAGCGATCGGCAACTCGCAGCGTTCGCCGACACGCACGCCTGGCGAATCCCGTTCGATACCACTCCCCGCTACCTCGCCGGCCCCGGCGACGGCCGCCACGTCACCCACGGTCTCGCCGCAGCCGGCTGGACCCGCACGTCGGACCCACTCAGCCCCGAAATCGTCCTGACGAGCCCAGACAGGCGCCACCACCTACAGTTCGACCCGCAGTCCGCCACCCACGCCTGGTGGCGGCTGCGGGCCGAGCCCACCGACACCAAGCCGTGGTACGCCGAATTCGGCGAACTCGTCCCCGCCGAGATCCTCAGCGCCTTCACCGACGCCCTCATCGCCCCGCCGCCCGCCGAACAGGCCGACCCTTTCCGAACGTTGGAGTCGTCCGGCTGGCTGATCGACGCAGGGGACGAGGCTGCCTCCCCCGACGCCCTGTGCCACGTAGAGCTGCAGACTGACCGCATCCACGGCGGCACGCCTCACTGGCGCGTCGAAGCGGTCGAGCAGCGCCCCGGCACCCTGGGGGAACGGATCTGGCACGCCTCGTTCGACGGGCACACGCCCGCCCACCTCGTGGACGCCTTCATCACGGCGCTCGCCGACCCTGCCCCGCTCCAGCGCGGCATGTACGAACGCACCGCGCGCCGCAGCGCCGTGCAGAAGCGGCAGAGCCATCCGCTCACCCGGCAGCAGGTCCTCGACGCGCACACCACCCGCCTCGACGCCCTCCGCGTGCAGGCCCGCGCCGCCCGCCGCCAGCAACAACCGGTCACCGCCTCGGCTCCAGCGCCGCCCACAAGCGCGACCGCACCTCTGCGGCGCTGA
- a CDS encoding DUF317 domain-containing protein codes for MKKHKQPAGGPVEQAQQHYLVEPRYLAGGGDVRHVSEFLRASGWKDRSKSGGPLAFDSPDRTIRVAYDPFIQPGGWMIRAEATRGQPAWHVTLGRQTPVEIVAGFTDALTQPRSAHAPNPWAPLHQHGWTTEQRRHPTATSPDDSSWMQFHQTAPGTAFWWAGARTEHGRTWEAHLSPTTPMHLVQALTAALADPQPVMRPRGTVPPSARVSTISVSVLPSQLSAWQQTRITAARAATWARNSWTAAQPRNRTARPHAAAGSARATR; via the coding sequence GTGAAGAAGCACAAGCAGCCAGCCGGCGGCCCGGTTGAACAGGCCCAGCAGCACTACCTGGTCGAACCGCGGTACCTGGCCGGCGGCGGCGACGTGCGGCATGTCAGCGAATTTCTGCGCGCCTCGGGCTGGAAGGACCGCTCCAAGAGCGGCGGCCCTCTGGCCTTCGACAGCCCCGACCGCACCATCCGCGTCGCGTACGACCCGTTCATCCAACCCGGCGGGTGGATGATCCGCGCCGAGGCCACGCGTGGGCAACCGGCCTGGCACGTGACCTTGGGCCGTCAGACTCCGGTGGAGATCGTCGCCGGGTTCACTGACGCCCTCACCCAGCCCCGCTCCGCCCACGCCCCCAACCCCTGGGCCCCCCTGCACCAGCACGGCTGGACAACCGAACAACGCCGGCACCCCACGGCGACCAGCCCGGACGACAGCAGCTGGATGCAGTTCCATCAGACCGCTCCCGGCACGGCGTTCTGGTGGGCAGGGGCACGCACCGAGCACGGCAGAACGTGGGAGGCCCATCTGTCCCCCACCACCCCGATGCACCTCGTCCAGGCGCTCACCGCAGCTCTGGCCGACCCGCAGCCGGTGATGCGTCCCCGCGGAACCGTTCCGCCCTCCGCCCGTGTCAGCACCATCTCCGTCTCCGTCCTGCCCTCCCAGCTCAGCGCCTGGCAGCAGACCCGCATCACCGCCGCCCGCGCCGCCACCTGGGCCCGCAACTCCTGGACCGCCGCCCAACCCCGCAACCGCACGGCCCGGCCCCACGCGGCGGCCGGAAGTGCCCGCGCCACCCGCTGA